In a single window of the Acyrthosiphon pisum isolate AL4f chromosome X, pea_aphid_22Mar2018_4r6ur, whole genome shotgun sequence genome:
- the LOC115033131 gene encoding uncharacterized protein LOC115033131, translating to MVDSTQDVSVLDQLAICVRYVLNNEIHEKLLKLIIVYDSSGKCLYDLISSEFHKFTLDISKIVGCSFDGAANMKGTYNDLQSHLKNKNPLCVYTHCVGHVLNWVMVDSSECCVNAEFLFGLVQQSSTFLLDSYKRMKVCLNKRFISYTKLLSDYVCLDPKHFNSIKNEVPENALLELSILTTIDRNTLAYELQ from the exons ATGGTAGATTCTACGCAAGATGTTTCTGTTTTAGACCAGCTTGCTATCTGTGTtagatatgttttaaataatgaaatccatgaaaaacttttaaagttgATAATAGTTTATGACTCCAGcggaaaatgtttatatgattTGATTTCAAgtgaatttcataaatttactttagatatttctaaaattgttgGTTGCTCATTCGATGGAGCAGCCAATATGAAAGGGACATACAATGATTTACaatcacatttaaaaaacaagaaTCCATTATGTGTATACACACATTGTGTAGGACATGTATTGAATTGGGTTATGGTCGATTCATCGGAATGTTGCGTGAATGCAGAATTTCTATTCGGTTTAGTACAACAATcatctacatttttattagattccTACAAAAGAATGAAAGTTTG CTTGAATAAAcggtttataagttatacaaaATTACTAAGTGATTATGTTTGCCTGGatcctaaacattttaattctataaaaaatgaaGTACCTGAAAATGCGTTACTAGAACTTTCAATTCTAACAACTATTGATAGAAACACACTTGCAtatgaattacaataa
- the LOC103307912 gene encoding uncharacterized protein LOC103307912, producing the protein MNIRRFRFILQCLIFDDVNSRNTRIKTDRLAPVRNIFDGFVDRCQKYYTVGEYVTVDEMLESFRGKCRFRQYIANKPAKYGIKIFSLVDSRTFYTLNMEIYCGQQEEGPYKVVNSGKEIVLQLIKPISKTGRNVTCDNWFTSVPLATELLKKYRITMVGTIRKNKREIPTNFCNTRGKIIQSNMFGFTKDMTLVFHVPKKSKIVLLLSTMHHDNAIDSNNKPEIITFYNMTKGGVDVVDELKGNYSVARISRRWPLTIFYSLLNIAGINSQLIYKANNNCNINRREFLQTLGTQLTMGYLQQRTNIKTLPIEVKRKIASILGEKYIEQPNAGPTREGRCYYCDRKKNRKTKTQCKNCENYICKEHTVTYCQKCCEDAQHSSDNSEY; encoded by the coding sequence ATGAATATAAGAAGATTTCGgtttatattacaatgtttgATATTTGATGACGTTAATTCTAGAAATACTCGAATAAAAACCGATAGATTAGCTCCTGTAAGAAACATTTTTGACGGCTTTGTTGATCgttgtcaaaaatattatacagttggtGAATATGTAACAGTTGATGAAATGCTCGAGTCGTTCAGAGGAAAATGTAGGTTTCGTCAATATATTGCAAATAAACCAGCGaaatatggtataaaaatattctcgTTAGTTGATAGTCGTACTTTTTATACCCTAAATATGGAAATTTATTGTGGACAGCAGGAAGAAGGACCATATAAAGTTGTAAATAGTGGGAAAGAAATTGTATTGCAACTCATAAAACCAATTTCAAAAACAGGGAGAAATGTCACATGTGATAATTGGTTTACTTCAGTACCACTAGCTACTGAATTACTGAAAAAATACAGAATAACCATGGTAGGGActataagaaaaaacaaaagGGAAATACCTACAAATTTTTGTAATACACGTGGTAAAATTATACAGTCGAATATGTTTGGATTTACTAAAGACATGACACTAGTTTTCCACGTGcccaaaaaaagtaaaattgtgtTATTGCTGTCTACGATGCACCACGATAATGCCATAGATTCCAATAATAAACctgaaattattacattttataacatgaCAAAAGGTGGTGTAGATGTAGTTGATGAGCTAAAAGGAAACTATTCAGTTGCGAGAATAAGCCGTCGTTGGCCtcttacaattttttacagTCTTTTGAATATCGCAGGAATTAATAGCCAACTTATATACAAAGcgaacaataattgtaatataaatagacGTGAGTTCTTACAAACACTTGGTACGCAACTTACAATGGGCTACTTACAACAACGTACAAATATCAAGACATTACCAATAGAGGTAAAACGAAAAATTGCTTCAATTTTGGGTGAAAAATACATAGAACAACCTAACGCTGGACCAACTCGTGAAGGAAGATGTTACTACTgtgatcgaaaaaaaaatagaaaaacaaaaacgcAATGTAAAAactgtgaaaattatatttgtaaggaACATACCGTAACGTATTGCCAGAAATGTTGCGAAGATGCACAACATTCATCAGATAATTcagaatattaa